From the Acidimicrobiales bacterium genome, one window contains:
- a CDS encoding LLM class flavin-dependent oxidoreductase, whose amino-acid sequence MTVTPWGVWLEPTVPAARLVEMAVAAEEAGAEVCLVADEGNGRDVWVTLGAIATATERIVIGPGVTNPFTRHPVTTATAAATLAEMAPGRVWAGLGAGAPSTLAPIGFEAERPLPALRESMATAQQLLDGESSGRAFLGWFEGHVPLVIGGRGPLIRQLAIDHADWYLVAATPIEDLAEISETVRAGMCKVAWTTHIATDDCERAKVLEVISRVITQDHVAAGHHPETTAPLYLQEHFGVDQLTAARVRRAAENRVPDHVIGLLPDDLVDRFALAGSVAQCRRRLADMADLVDLVLVAMNEPDPELDWIGVAAEVFADRPLPATAPGPGSP is encoded by the coding sequence ATGACGGTGACTCCGTGGGGTGTGTGGCTCGAGCCGACGGTCCCCGCCGCGCGCCTTGTCGAGATGGCCGTGGCGGCGGAGGAGGCCGGTGCAGAGGTGTGCCTCGTCGCGGACGAGGGCAACGGGCGGGACGTGTGGGTGACACTCGGCGCCATCGCGACGGCCACCGAGCGGATCGTCATCGGCCCCGGGGTGACCAACCCGTTCACCCGCCATCCGGTGACCACGGCGACCGCCGCGGCCACCCTCGCCGAGATGGCCCCCGGCCGTGTGTGGGCCGGGCTGGGCGCCGGCGCGCCCTCCACGCTCGCGCCCATCGGGTTCGAAGCGGAGAGGCCCCTGCCGGCGCTGCGTGAGTCGATGGCCACCGCGCAGCAACTCCTCGACGGTGAATCCTCCGGCCGTGCGTTCCTGGGGTGGTTCGAAGGCCACGTGCCGCTTGTGATCGGCGGCCGTGGGCCGCTGATCCGCCAACTCGCGATCGACCACGCCGACTGGTACCTGGTGGCTGCCACGCCCATCGAGGACCTCGCCGAGATCAGCGAGACGGTGCGGGCGGGGATGTGCAAGGTGGCCTGGACCACCCACATCGCCACCGACGACTGCGAGCGGGCGAAGGTCCTCGAGGTCATCTCGAGGGTGATCACCCAGGACCACGTGGCGGCGGGCCATCACCCGGAGACCACGGCGCCGCTGTACCTCCAGGAGCACTTCGGCGTCGATCAGTTGACGGCGGCCCGGGTGCGGCGGGCGGCCGAGAACCGGGTCCCCGACCACGTCATCGGCCTGTTGCCGGACGATCTCGTGGACCGGTTCGCGCTGGCGGGTTCGGTGGCGCAGTGTCGACGGCGCCTCGCCGACATGGCCGACCTCGTGGATCTCGTGCTCGTGGCGATGAACGAGCCTGACCCCGAACTCGACTGGATCGGCGTCGCCGCCGAGGTCTTCGCCGACAGACCGCTGCCCGCTACTGCTCCAGGGCCTGGATCTCCGTAA
- a CDS encoding cysteine--tRNA ligase, producing the protein MKLRLGDTVIPPLRRLRLYVCGVTPYDTTHIGHASTFVWIDTLARTLEHVGIAVEVARNVTDVDDSLLAEARRRGVGWRALATQQTYQFEDDMRKLRVGRPSFEPQSREYVTEVIFLARALMDRGVAYEREGSVYFRGVDVATRAGIDEDEAIRLVGERGGHPDDPNKDHPLDSAVWQRSAEGEPSWSSPWSDGRPGWHAECVAMSTAVLGLALDVHAGGEDLKFPHHAYEAAMAEAATGVTPFARAWMHVGTVRLDGHKVAKSTGNLVFVLDLLQRWPGEAIRLHLLDRPWNEGWDFVEADLEASAARLEELWAAGGDPATNEAAEQEVCRLLVDGLQTSAALDLAIAEGGSAARLARQLLGLI; encoded by the coding sequence GTGAAACTGCGACTCGGCGACACCGTCATCCCGCCTCTGCGCCGCCTGCGGCTCTACGTCTGCGGGGTCACCCCCTATGACACGACCCACATCGGGCACGCCTCCACGTTCGTGTGGATCGACACGCTCGCCCGGACCCTCGAACATGTCGGCATCGCTGTCGAGGTCGCCCGCAACGTCACCGACGTGGACGATTCACTGCTCGCCGAGGCCCGACGCCGCGGTGTGGGCTGGCGGGCCCTGGCCACCCAGCAGACGTACCAGTTCGAGGACGACATGCGGAAGCTGCGGGTCGGCCGGCCGTCGTTCGAGCCGCAGTCCCGTGAGTACGTGACGGAGGTCATCTTCCTCGCCCGTGCGCTGATGGACCGCGGTGTCGCCTATGAACGTGAGGGTTCGGTCTACTTCCGGGGCGTCGACGTCGCCACCCGGGCGGGCATCGACGAGGACGAGGCCATCCGTCTCGTCGGCGAGCGCGGCGGCCACCCCGACGATCCGAACAAGGACCACCCGCTGGACTCGGCCGTGTGGCAGCGATCGGCCGAAGGTGAGCCCTCGTGGTCGAGTCCGTGGAGCGACGGGCGTCCGGGTTGGCACGCCGAGTGCGTGGCCATGTCCACGGCCGTGCTGGGGCTGGCGCTGGATGTGCACGCCGGGGGAGAGGACCTGAAGTTCCCCCATCACGCCTACGAGGCGGCGATGGCCGAGGCGGCGACCGGGGTCACCCCGTTCGCACGTGCCTGGATGCACGTCGGCACGGTCCGCCTCGACGGCCACAAGGTTGCGAAGTCCACCGGGAACCTGGTGTTCGTGCTGGACCTGCTCCAGCGCTGGCCCGGCGAGGCCATCAGGCTGCACCTGCTGGATCGGCCCTGGAACGAGGGATGGGACTTCGTCGAGGCCGATCTGGAGGCTTCGGCGGCCCGACTCGAGGAACTCTGGGCCGCCGGTGGAGACCCGGCCACCAACGAGGCGGCCGAGCAGGAGGTCTGTCGACTTCTCGTCGACGGACTCCAGACGTCGGCCGCTCTGGACCTCGCCATCGCCGAAGGTGGCAGCGCCGCCCGGCTCGCGAGGCAGTTGCTCGGCCTGATCTGA
- a CDS encoding ABC transporter permease: MVSRAATAARTAGPPLAFAGVMVGVWYLISYVFISTPQRRGILLPPPHEVWSDAFADGDVRADLIDATWVTAQSAFIGLVTAIVLGVGLAIVMSLSPLAERALFPWAVLAQAVPILALVPIIGVFFQNDLDPWFFWLGEDLKKRVLVCVLVAIFPIITNTLFGLKSADRNLYDLLHLHGASRFTQLTKLELRAGVPAMFTGFRISAGLSVIGAVVGEFLFGRGEPGLGTLINRFRGLADGAGLIATIIVSSALGIVVFWVFSWLNRALTGRWHASTAAGP, from the coding sequence ATGGTGAGCCGGGCCGCCACCGCAGCCAGGACCGCCGGACCGCCTCTGGCGTTCGCCGGCGTGATGGTCGGCGTCTGGTACCTCATCAGCTACGTCTTCATCTCCACGCCGCAGCGCCGGGGGATCCTGCTGCCACCTCCCCACGAGGTGTGGTCGGACGCGTTCGCCGACGGTGACGTCCGGGCCGATCTCATCGATGCCACGTGGGTGACCGCCCAGTCCGCGTTCATCGGTCTGGTGACGGCGATCGTGTTGGGCGTCGGGCTCGCCATCGTGATGTCGCTGTCGCCCCTCGCCGAACGGGCGTTGTTCCCGTGGGCGGTCCTCGCCCAGGCCGTGCCGATCCTCGCGCTCGTGCCGATCATCGGGGTCTTCTTCCAGAACGACCTGGACCCGTGGTTCTTCTGGTTGGGAGAGGACCTCAAGAAGCGGGTGCTCGTGTGCGTGCTGGTCGCGATCTTCCCGATCATCACGAACACGCTGTTCGGGCTGAAGTCCGCCGACCGCAACCTCTATGACCTGTTGCACCTCCACGGCGCCTCGCGGTTCACGCAGCTCACGAAGCTCGAGTTGCGCGCCGGGGTGCCGGCGATGTTCACGGGCTTCCGGATCTCGGCGGGCCTGTCGGTCATCGGCGCTGTGGTCGGAGAGTTCCTCTTCGGTCGGGGCGAGCCGGGCCTCGGAACGCTCATCAACCGGTTCCGGGGTCTGGCCGACGGCGCCGGCCTCATCGCCACGATCATCGTCTCGTCGGCCCTCGGAATCGTCGTCTTCTGGGTGTTCAGCTGGCTCAATCGCGCACTCACGGGGCGTTGGCACGCCTCGACGGCAGCGGGGCCCTGA
- a CDS encoding ABC transporter permease, which translates to MVGPPLVVAAAFVGLWYLVANALIPAESRFVLPEPHVVVDRAVFDWDRFSEIVDNLWATTWVTVVGLSISIALGIALAVLMNQASWIERTLFPYAVALQTVPVIAVTPLIGLWWGFEFRSRVIVTILISIFPIIANTLFGLKSVEPSMRDLFRLHGAGRVTRLVKLDLPAAVPAMFTGFRIAAGLAVVGAVVGEFFFQAGDAKGIGVLINQSSASRGQGPQIYASIFAASALGVALFALFGVVGDRLTRRWATTGRA; encoded by the coding sequence GTGGTCGGACCACCGCTCGTCGTTGCAGCTGCGTTCGTCGGGCTCTGGTATCTCGTCGCGAACGCCCTGATCCCCGCCGAGTCCCGCTTCGTTCTTCCCGAGCCCCACGTCGTCGTCGACAGGGCCGTCTTCGACTGGGATCGCTTCTCGGAGATCGTCGACAACCTCTGGGCCACGACCTGGGTGACCGTCGTCGGGCTGTCCATCTCGATCGCGCTCGGCATCGCACTCGCGGTCCTGATGAACCAGGCGAGCTGGATCGAACGCACGTTGTTCCCCTACGCCGTCGCCCTGCAGACGGTTCCCGTGATCGCCGTCACGCCACTGATCGGACTGTGGTGGGGTTTCGAGTTCCGCTCCCGGGTGATCGTCACGATTCTCATCTCGATCTTCCCGATCATCGCCAACACCCTGTTCGGGCTGAAGTCCGTCGAGCCGTCCATGCGCGATCTCTTCAGGCTCCACGGCGCCGGGCGGGTCACCCGTCTCGTGAAGCTGGATCTCCCTGCGGCCGTCCCCGCCATGTTCACGGGGTTCCGGATAGCGGCGGGTCTCGCCGTTGTCGGAGCCGTCGTCGGCGAGTTCTTCTTCCAGGCGGGCGACGCGAAGGGCATCGGGGTACTCATCAACCAGAGCTCGGCATCGCGCGGACAGGGCCCGCAGATCTACGCCTCCATCTTCGCCGCGTCGGCGCTGGGCGTGGCACTGTTCGCACTCTTCGGGGTGGTTGGCGACCGCCTCACACGCCGCTGGGCGACGACGGGACGCGCCTGA
- a CDS encoding NAD(P)/FAD-dependent oxidoreductase, which translates to MNAESFDVVVIGAGSTGTNVAGYARDNGLSVAIVESDLVGGECSYWACMPSKALLGPVHAVAAADRLAGADAAVSRSIDVDAVLARRDDIISELDDASQVEWVESIGAVLIRGRGSLAGERRVDVRSGDDSIRQLAARRGVVIATGSRPLVPPIDGIDAVDVWTNREATTTGEIPGRLLIVGGGVVGCELAQAFSRLGATVTIVESEERILTNFSVAVAGVLADALDADGITVRTGVEARAVQRHGATVTVTLSDGSLIEADRLMVATGRRFNTDDIGLDTVGLTPGGPIEVDDRLRVRGVAGGWLFAAGDVNGRALLTHQGKYQARCVGDTVAGHDTAAWADGTAVPQVVFTDPQIAAVGRSETDADGDDSLRVVTVEMSSVAAASLAAQTAGRASLVIDEVRDVVVGASFVGHDVGEVLHSATIAIVGEVPVKRLWHAVPSFPTMSEVWLRLLEEIRGL; encoded by the coding sequence GTGAACGCAGAATCATTCGATGTCGTGGTGATCGGGGCGGGGTCCACGGGAACGAACGTGGCGGGGTACGCCCGAGACAACGGGTTGTCGGTCGCGATCGTCGAGTCGGATCTTGTGGGAGGCGAGTGTTCGTACTGGGCGTGCATGCCGTCGAAGGCGCTGCTCGGCCCCGTCCACGCGGTTGCTGCAGCCGACCGTCTGGCCGGAGCGGACGCAGCGGTGTCACGGTCGATCGACGTCGACGCCGTTCTGGCTCGTCGGGACGACATCATCAGCGAGCTCGACGACGCGTCCCAGGTCGAATGGGTCGAGTCGATCGGTGCGGTGCTGATCCGGGGTCGGGGTTCGTTGGCCGGTGAGAGGCGGGTGGATGTCAGGTCCGGTGACGATTCGATTCGTCAGCTCGCCGCCCGCCGCGGGGTCGTGATCGCCACCGGGTCCCGCCCGTTGGTGCCGCCGATCGACGGGATCGACGCCGTCGACGTGTGGACCAATCGCGAGGCGACGACCACCGGGGAGATCCCCGGGAGACTGCTCATCGTCGGTGGCGGGGTGGTCGGGTGCGAACTCGCGCAGGCGTTCAGCCGCCTGGGCGCGACCGTGACCATCGTCGAGAGTGAGGAACGCATCCTGACCAACTTCTCGGTCGCTGTCGCGGGGGTTCTCGCTGATGCCCTGGACGCCGACGGCATCACGGTCCGGACCGGGGTGGAGGCCCGCGCCGTCCAGCGCCACGGCGCGACCGTGACGGTGACGCTCAGCGACGGTTCGCTGATCGAGGCGGACCGGTTGATGGTGGCGACAGGGCGTCGGTTCAACACCGACGACATCGGCCTCGACACCGTCGGACTCACCCCGGGCGGACCGATCGAGGTCGACGACCGCCTGCGCGTCCGCGGCGTCGCGGGTGGCTGGCTGTTCGCCGCCGGAGATGTGAACGGTAGGGCTCTGTTGACCCATCAGGGCAAGTACCAGGCCCGCTGTGTCGGCGATACCGTCGCCGGGCACGACACCGCGGCCTGGGCCGACGGGACGGCCGTGCCGCAGGTGGTGTTCACCGATCCCCAGATCGCCGCCGTCGGAAGGTCCGAGACGGACGCCGACGGTGACGACTCGTTGCGGGTCGTCACCGTCGAGATGTCGTCGGTCGCCGCCGCGTCGCTCGCGGCGCAGACCGCCGGTCGGGCGTCGCTCGTGATCGACGAGGTCCGCGACGTGGTCGTGGGCGCGAGCTTCGTCGGGCATGACGTCGGAGAGGTGCTCCATTCGGCGACGATCGCAATCGTCGGCGAAGTGCCCGTCAAACGGCTGTGGCACGCGGTGCCCTCCTTCCCCACCATGAGCGAGGTCTGGCTTCGGCTCCTCGAGGAGATCAGGGGACTCTGA
- a CDS encoding ABC transporter ATP-binding protein, whose translation MNEPADAPTGAGPATGSATVVEAHGDPILSFDEVAKTFPDGTHALDRVSLTVRRGEFVSIVGPSGCGKSTLLRLAAGLDEPTSGSVEVGRGDLGYIFQDATLMPWRTVLSNVELLGELDGLPRHVRRELARDAIQTVGLEGFENHYPKALSGGMRMRVSIARSLTLNPSVFLFDEPFGALDEITRERLNEETLRLFLSERFAGLFITHSIYEAVFLSTRVLVMSPRPGRIVAEFDVPFGYPRPPELRFGADFAELTGAVSGALRGSFPEEGP comes from the coding sequence ATGAACGAGCCCGCGGACGCGCCGACGGGGGCCGGCCCCGCCACCGGATCCGCCACCGTGGTCGAGGCTCACGGCGACCCGATCCTGTCGTTCGACGAGGTCGCCAAGACGTTCCCGGACGGAACCCACGCTCTCGACCGGGTGTCGCTGACGGTTCGGCGCGGCGAGTTCGTCTCGATCGTCGGACCGTCCGGCTGCGGAAAGTCGACTCTGCTGAGACTCGCCGCGGGACTCGACGAACCCACATCGGGCAGCGTCGAAGTGGGGCGCGGCGATCTCGGCTACATCTTCCAGGACGCCACGCTGATGCCGTGGCGCACGGTGCTGTCCAACGTCGAGTTGCTCGGGGAACTCGACGGCCTCCCACGCCACGTTCGCCGTGAGCTCGCCCGCGACGCCATACAGACGGTTGGTCTGGAGGGATTCGAGAACCACTACCCGAAGGCGCTGTCGGGCGGCATGCGCATGCGGGTGTCCATCGCCCGGAGCCTGACCCTCAATCCGTCGGTCTTCCTGTTCGACGAACCGTTCGGCGCGCTCGACGAGATCACCCGGGAGCGACTCAACGAGGAGACACTGCGGCTGTTCCTCTCCGAGCGCTTCGCGGGCCTGTTCATCACGCACTCGATCTACGAGGCCGTGTTCCTGTCCACCCGTGTGCTCGTCATGTCACCGCGGCCGGGCCGCATCGTCGCCGAGTTCGACGTGCCCTTCGGCTACCCCCGCCCGCCGGAGCTCCGCTTCGGGGCGGACTTCGCCGAGCTCACAGGAGCCGTGTCCGGCGCATTGCGGGGTTCGTTCCCCGAGGAGGGTCCATGA
- a CDS encoding LLM class flavin-dependent oxidoreductase has protein sequence MTMQTGVFFFGGVEMDDAGAGPPAPTDRRYTQKEMWHAAERMLDMGVRADQLGYDSFWLTEHHFQHEGYEVLPNCLLFGAVLAERTERIRIGAMFNIVPQWHPLRFAEDFATMHNLSGGRGILGVGRGTVPREAQALGTVIGSYDNPDKADADRINRQTFAESVDVILAALDNETFSYSGEIFTFPPPGIPDRGGFVETLTLVPRPLYPYEVWQPITSPPTLEAVPARGFGGVFWLRNHLFVKEWWERFAEIWEDTHGSPLAAGEKRNLCLNVRIEDTHEKAWDTARDGHDEFWKFLGPYGWSRGYMGADGNPAEPGLIPTLEESVENRTWAIGSPAEVAEQIAHYRDLLGGMNHLTLFPNFPGDTYEKSEEQMQRYAEEVMPLL, from the coding sequence ATGACCATGCAGACCGGCGTCTTCTTCTTCGGTGGTGTCGAGATGGACGACGCGGGCGCCGGGCCGCCCGCACCGACCGACCGCCGCTACACGCAGAAGGAGATGTGGCACGCCGCCGAGCGGATGCTCGACATGGGCGTACGCGCCGACCAGCTCGGCTACGACTCGTTCTGGCTGACCGAGCACCACTTCCAGCACGAGGGCTACGAGGTCCTGCCGAACTGTCTGCTGTTCGGCGCGGTCCTCGCGGAGCGGACCGAACGGATCAGGATCGGGGCGATGTTCAACATCGTCCCGCAGTGGCATCCGCTGCGCTTCGCCGAGGACTTCGCGACGATGCACAACCTCTCGGGCGGCCGGGGCATCCTCGGCGTCGGTCGCGGCACCGTGCCCCGCGAGGCCCAGGCGCTCGGGACCGTCATCGGCAGCTACGACAACCCCGACAAGGCCGACGCGGACCGCATCAACCGCCAGACCTTCGCCGAGTCGGTCGACGTCATCCTGGCGGCTCTCGACAACGAGACGTTCTCGTACTCGGGGGAGATCTTCACCTTCCCGCCGCCGGGCATCCCCGACCGGGGCGGATTCGTCGAGACGCTGACCCTCGTTCCCCGCCCGCTGTACCCCTACGAGGTCTGGCAGCCCATCACCTCGCCCCCCACGCTCGAGGCGGTCCCCGCCCGGGGCTTCGGTGGCGTGTTCTGGTTGCGCAACCACCTGTTCGTCAAGGAGTGGTGGGAGCGATTCGCCGAGATCTGGGAGGACACCCACGGCTCACCCCTCGCCGCGGGCGAGAAGCGCAACCTGTGCCTCAACGTGCGGATCGAGGACACCCACGAGAAGGCCTGGGATACCGCCCGCGACGGCCACGACGAGTTCTGGAAGTTCCTCGGCCCCTACGGCTGGAGCCGCGGGTACATGGGCGCCGACGGCAACCCGGCTGAGCCGGGGCTCATCCCGACGCTCGAGGAGTCCGTCGAGAACCGGACATGGGCGATCGGCTCGCCCGCGGAGGTGGCCGAACAGATTGCCCACTACCGGGATCTGCTGGGCGGAATGAACCACCTCACCCTGTTCCCGAACTTCCCCGGGGACACCTACGAGAAGTCCGAGGAGCAGATGCAGCGCTACGCCGAGGAGGTCATGCCGCTGCTGTAG
- a CDS encoding pyridoxal-phosphate dependent enzyme, with amino-acid sequence MSPVVGREGVARHLGRDHGWLGSPTPGLFEIDESSDDPFVRYRRLSWTHQHALSEGWDDARYLDAVARIEAAIAGVDGAGFAVTPFGAQPGLDHGGVTVSVKDETHNVSASHKARHLMGLALRLAVDDVDPGRRLAIASCGNAAVGAAVVARAAGRPLDVYIPVWADEAVVARLDDLGARIHVCGRRPGEVGDPTFARFRDAVDAGSVAFGVQATENPWTIDGGKTIGWELAEAFADAGSVPDHLFVQIGGGALAASCVQGLVDAHGSGLIEDLPRFHAVQAEGCAPLVRAWDLLAGVGDAEHAVAAAIAQPDRFMWAWDDPHSAATGILDDVTHDWIPVVWSMYLTDGFPVTAPEAAIVHAHRHARTVTDIAVSATGTAGYAGLCTLVERGGTHDGETATVLFTGRDFGPAPTAAA; translated from the coding sequence ATGAGCCCCGTGGTCGGCCGCGAGGGTGTCGCCCGACACCTCGGGCGCGACCACGGTTGGCTCGGCTCGCCCACGCCGGGGCTCTTCGAGATCGACGAGTCCAGCGACGACCCCTTCGTCCGCTACCGGCGTCTGTCGTGGACCCATCAGCACGCGTTGAGCGAGGGTTGGGACGACGCCCGCTACCTCGACGCCGTCGCACGGATCGAAGCAGCGATAGCCGGGGTGGACGGCGCCGGCTTCGCCGTCACCCCGTTCGGCGCCCAGCCCGGCCTGGACCATGGGGGTGTGACCGTCTCGGTGAAGGACGAGACCCACAACGTCTCCGCGTCCCACAAGGCACGGCACCTCATGGGTCTGGCACTGCGACTCGCGGTCGACGACGTCGATCCAGGTCGCCGTCTCGCTATAGCCAGCTGTGGCAACGCTGCGGTGGGAGCCGCCGTGGTGGCCCGGGCGGCCGGGCGCCCGCTCGACGTGTACATCCCGGTCTGGGCCGACGAGGCCGTCGTCGCCCGCCTCGACGATCTCGGGGCGCGCATCCATGTCTGTGGACGTCGCCCCGGCGAGGTCGGTGACCCGACGTTCGCCCGATTCCGTGATGCGGTGGACGCAGGGTCGGTCGCCTTCGGGGTCCAGGCGACCGAGAACCCCTGGACGATCGACGGCGGCAAGACCATCGGCTGGGAACTCGCCGAGGCCTTCGCCGACGCGGGGTCGGTGCCGGACCACCTCTTCGTGCAGATCGGCGGCGGGGCGCTCGCCGCAAGCTGTGTCCAGGGTCTGGTCGACGCTCATGGCTCAGGGCTCATCGAAGATCTGCCCCGCTTCCACGCGGTCCAGGCCGAAGGGTGTGCGCCGCTCGTGCGGGCGTGGGACCTGCTCGCCGGGGTGGGGGATGCCGAGCACGCCGTGGCGGCGGCGATCGCCCAACCCGACCGCTTCATGTGGGCCTGGGACGATCCCCACAGCGCGGCGACGGGCATCCTCGACGACGTCACCCACGACTGGATCCCCGTCGTGTGGTCGATGTACCTGACCGACGGCTTCCCCGTCACCGCGCCCGAGGCCGCCATCGTCCACGCTCACCGTCACGCCCGGACGGTCACCGACATCGCGGTGTCCGCCACGGGGACGGCGGGCTACGCCGGCCTGTGCACGCTGGTCGAGCGGGGCGGCACGCATGACGGCGAGACCGCAACCGTGTTGTTCACGGGTCGTGACTTCGGCCCCGCGCCTACAGCAGCGGCATGA
- a CDS encoding pyridoxal-phosphate dependent enzyme, translating to MTSTVYGALATDVVDETSLTNAIERFAERNIVLPTFAQLADPSTIPDAARAVLGDIDHNAADARNLWRVHWYNRLADQTSFGAVPEHVVIGPELSGVPSPIILAFGDRFPMITAHKVLAAYSCLVARLVTGQFDPTRNVAIWPSTGNYARGGVAISKIMDCRGAAVLPENMSRERFEWLERWTTDPGDIVRTPGSESNVKEIYDACHELAKEPANVILNQFSEFANHIGHYEVTGRALGHVFETYRAANPDAHLAAFVSASGSAGTLGAGDRLKHDYNARIVAVEALECPTMLYNGFGEHNIQGIGDKHIPLIHNVMNTDLAIAVSDRATDELYLALDTDTGRRLFAERGVAGDVIATFPHFGFSSLCNLLAAIKTSKTLGLGADDVIVTVATDGADLYESERAKLIPSRFDGHLDDAHVTRAVEEHLDGADTSDVEVLDDVGRRRIFNLGYYTWVEQQGVSLEDFEARRDQAFWKRLHGLVPTWDAMIDDFNARTGATIA from the coding sequence GTGACATCGACCGTGTACGGGGCCCTCGCCACCGACGTCGTCGACGAGACCTCGCTCACGAACGCGATCGAACGGTTCGCCGAGCGCAACATCGTCCTGCCGACCTTCGCCCAGCTCGCCGACCCGTCGACCATCCCGGACGCGGCCCGTGCCGTGCTCGGCGACATCGACCACAACGCGGCCGACGCCCGCAACCTGTGGCGTGTCCACTGGTACAACCGCCTCGCTGACCAGACCAGCTTCGGCGCCGTCCCCGAACACGTCGTCATCGGCCCCGAGCTGAGCGGCGTCCCGTCGCCGATCATCCTCGCTTTCGGCGACCGGTTCCCGATGATCACCGCCCACAAGGTCCTCGCGGCCTACTCGTGTCTCGTCGCCCGCCTCGTCACCGGCCAGTTCGACCCCACCCGCAACGTCGCAATCTGGCCCTCCACCGGCAACTACGCCCGCGGCGGCGTGGCCATCAGCAAGATCATGGACTGCCGCGGAGCAGCGGTCCTCCCGGAGAACATGAGCCGGGAACGCTTCGAGTGGTTGGAGCGCTGGACAACCGACCCCGGCGACATCGTCCGCACTCCTGGCTCGGAGTCGAATGTCAAGGAGATCTACGACGCCTGCCACGAACTGGCCAAGGAACCCGCCAACGTCATCTTGAACCAGTTCTCGGAGTTCGCGAACCACATCGGCCACTACGAGGTCACCGGAAGGGCGCTCGGCCACGTCTTCGAGACGTACCGGGCGGCGAACCCCGACGCGCACCTCGCGGCGTTCGTGTCGGCGTCGGGCTCGGCCGGCACGCTCGGCGCCGGTGACCGACTCAAGCACGACTACAACGCCCGCATCGTCGCGGTCGAGGCGCTCGAGTGCCCGACGATGCTCTACAACGGCTTCGGCGAACACAACATCCAGGGGATCGGCGACAAGCACATCCCGCTGATCCACAACGTGATGAACACCGACCTCGCCATCGCCGTCTCGGACCGCGCCACCGACGAGCTGTACCTGGCGCTCGACACCGACACCGGCAGGCGGCTGTTCGCGGAGCGCGGGGTCGCCGGCGACGTCATCGCCACGTTCCCGCACTTCGGCTTCTCGAGCCTGTGCAACCTGCTGGCTGCCATCAAGACGTCCAAGACGCTCGGCCTGGGTGCGGACGACGTGATCGTCACGGTGGCCACCGACGGGGCGGACCTCTACGAGTCCGAACGGGCCAAGCTCATCCCCTCGCGCTTCGACGGTCACCTCGACGACGCGCACGTCACCCGGGCGGTCGAAGAGCATCTCGACGGCGCCGACACCTCCGACGTCGAGGTGCTCGACGACGTCGGGCGCCGCCGGATCTTCAACCTCGGCTACTACACCTGGGTCGAACAGCAGGGTGTGTCTCTCGAGGACTTCGAGGCCCGCCGTGACCAGGCGTTCTGGAAGCGACTGCACGGACTCGTCCCGACGTGGGACGCGATGATCGACGACTTCAACGCCCGCACGGGGGCGACGATCGCATGA
- a CDS encoding TMEM165/GDT1 family protein: protein MEAFLISFGIIFVAELGDKSQLMAMTFAARYRATTILAAITVATALVHLVSVLVGAAVGVALPTDAISVAAGVSFLGFAAWTLRGDELSDDEAERATRSTRSVFVTVGTAFFLAELGDKTMLATVTLATDNGLFGTWVGSTLGMVAADALAIVVGQQLGARLPERTIRIAAALTFVAFGVWLIVDGLR from the coding sequence GTGGAAGCCTTTCTGATCAGCTTCGGCATCATCTTCGTGGCCGAACTGGGCGACAAGAGCCAACTCATGGCGATGACGTTCGCCGCCCGCTACCGGGCGACGACGATCCTCGCCGCCATCACCGTCGCCACGGCACTGGTGCACCTGGTCAGCGTGCTGGTGGGCGCCGCAGTCGGCGTCGCCCTGCCCACGGACGCGATCTCGGTCGCAGCCGGAGTGTCGTTCCTCGGGTTCGCCGCATGGACGCTGCGTGGCGACGAACTCAGCGACGACGAGGCGGAACGCGCGACAAGGAGCACCCGGTCGGTCTTCGTCACCGTCGGGACGGCCTTCTTCCTCGCGGAGCTCGGGGACAAGACGATGCTCGCAACGGTCACCCTGGCCACTGACAACGGGCTGTTCGGGACGTGGGTGGGCTCGACACTGGGGATGGTCGCCGCCGATGCCCTCGCGATCGTGGTGGGCCAACAGCTCGGCGCCCGTCTACCGGAGAGGACGATCCGGATCGCGGCGGCGCTGACATTCGTCGCGTTCGGCGTGTGGTTGATCGTCGACGGCCTGCGCTGA